A segment of the Limisphaera ngatamarikiensis genome:
GGACTACTGACGCACGCCTGCGCTCTCACCGCAAGAGACGCCGCCCCCGCAACCGGTCCAGCCCCGGCCGGGGCTGTCGTTGCAGCCGACCCGAGCCGAACGGACAAGTTTTCCACACCGGCTGGAGGCGCTGACAGTCGGCCGGCAACAACGCCGGGCTGATCCGGCACAACACCCCCCGCACGGCCACGCCACTCCCCAAGCCGACCCGCGAGTGGTGCTCATGCAGGCCAACCATCAGACCCTGCCAGTCGCCCGCCCTCTCGGCGGTGCTGCGGAACTGCTGGTGATCGGCGAAACTCTCCACTGCCACGATGCAATGGCCCCACCAGTTCAGCCAACCGGCTGAAAGCCGGATGGTCCGGAGGGCCAGGGCGCAGCTGGCCAGATCGAGCAGTGACAGCGTTGGCGGCATGTTGGAAAATCAGCACGAGCAGGGGAATGCGCCCGGTCTCCTTCTGCCCCGCCCTCCGCACCCGCTGAAAAAAGCATGCCCTCTCGAATTAGCGCTGAGCAGGCGCCCGTGGGGCGGTCACCGGCCCGGGGGGTGCCGGGTCGAGCCGCAGGGGTGTGCAGGGATCGGCGTCCGATGCGGCTCACAGGTTGAGTGGCGTCAGAGAGTTGCACAAGGATTCCTGATGGATAGACTCGGTCGGATCTCGGACTCTAAACCACAAAGTGGCGGATAACCATGAAAGCGAAAGCCCGATCCTCCACGGTTTGTGCAGTTTTGCTCCTGGTTCAGTCGCCTGCGTACCTGGCGGTTCGTGCCCAGGAACCGGCCGTGGTGCCGTTGCCCAAGCCGCAGATGCAGGGTGGCAAGCCCGTTCTGGACGCGTTGCGTGAGCGGCGGTCGTCCCGGAGTTTTCGGCCGGACAAGCTTCCGCCGGAGTTGCTGGGGACACTGCTGTGGGCGGCGTTCGGGGTCAACCGACCGGCGGACGGGCACCGGACGGCGCCGTCGGCCATGAACCGCCAAGAGATTGACGTTTACGTCTGTACGGCTGATGGGGTCTACCTCTACGACGCGCCGGGGCACGCGTTGCGGGTGATCCGACGGGAAGACATGCGCGCGGCCACGGGTCGGCAGGATTTCGTGCGGGTGGCGCCGCTCAATCTCGTGCTGGTGGCTGATTACGGTCGGATGACGCGGGTGCCGGACGACAAAAAGCCGGTCTGGTCGGCCGTGAGCGCGGGGGCCATTGTGCAGAACGTGTATTTGTTATGTGCCTCGGAAGGGCTCGCCACGGTGGTGCGCGGAACGTTTGACGAGGCGGAACTGGCGCGGGCCCTACAATTGCGTCCGGAGCAGAAGGTGGTGGTGGCCCAGACGGTGGGTTGGCCGGCCGCGACTTCGGAGACGGCGCCGGCAATGCCCCGGCAGTGAGTCTGGCGGACCCTTGGCGAAGCCGGTCCGCACACCGGATTTGCAGGCCAGCCGTGCGTTGCGCAGTTTGCACACGGGCAAAACCCGGCTAGGCTCGGATCATGAGATTTGCGTCGCGGGCGGAGGCGGGTCGGCTGTTGGCGAGGCATCTGGCCGGGGCCGGGGTGAGCGCGGATGTGGTTGCAAGCCTGCCGCGGGGCGGCGTGGTGGTGGCAGCGCCCGTGGCACGGCTTCTGGATGCGCCTTTAACTGCGTGGGCGGTGCGCAAGATCGGACACCCCTTGAACCCCGAGTTTGCGGTGGGCGCCCTGGCCGAGCCGGATGTGCTGTGGTTGGACGAACGTTGGGTCCGGCACGATCCCGACCTGCATCGGGAGCTGCGGCGCATTGTGGCGAAGGAGCAGGAGACGATGGTGGCGCTGGCCGGGTTTCTGCATCCCCAGGGATTGCCGCCGCTCCGGCACCGCCGGGTTCTGCTGGTGGACGACGGACTGGCCACCGGTGCCACGGCTTGTGCGGCGGCCCTGGCGGTGCGCAAACAGGATGCCGAAGCGGTGGTGGTGGCCGCACCCGTGGCCTCGCCGGAAGCGGTGGAGCGGCTTCGTCAGGTGGCGGACGATGTGCATGTGCTGTGGTGTGATCCGGACTTTGCGGCCGTGGGGCATTACTATGAGTCGTTTGAGCCCCCGGACGCGGAGGAGCTGAGACGGCTGTTACAGCCGGACGACAAGGGCTGAACCGGTAGCATGCCCGAGTTGCCCGAGGTGGAGGTTTTGGTGCGCCACCTGCGCGCGCGGGTGGAGGGCCGTCGGATTTGCGAGGCCCGGGTTCTGCGGCCGGCCCTGCTGGAATCGGCAACGGTGGAGGAAGCCCTCGCGCGTTGGGTGGGGCGCCGCATCGAAGCGGTGCGCCGCCGGGGCAAGTACATTTGGCTGGGTTTGGCCGTGGCGGGATGCGATTGGGTGGAAGGTTTCTGGCTGCACCTGGGGATGACGGGCCGGCTCTGGTTGCAACCGCAGGAGGCGCCATTGCCCCTGCACACGCGCGCCTTTTGGGACCTGGAGGATGGGCGGTTGGTTTTCAGCGACCCACGGGCGCTGGGCCGGTGCGGTTTTGGGAGCGAGGCGTTGCAGCGGCTGGGGCCGGAACCATTGGATCGGTCTTTCACGGCGGTCCGGTTGCATCGTCAACTGGGACGCTCCCGCCAAAGCCTCAAGGTGCGGCTGATGGACCAGACCGTGGTGGCGGGTTTGGGCAACATTTACGTCTGCGAGAGTCTGTGGGAGGCCGGGTTGTCGCCGTTCCGGTCCGCCGAAACGCTGGGCCGGGCCGAGTGCGTGCGATTGGCGGCGGCCATTCGGCGTGTACTGCGGCGGGCCATCCGGTTCGGATCCGGCCTTGAGCTGGATTGGGCCGGGACGGGGCGGGACCGGCTTTTTTACTTTGGCCGTGCGTCCGGGGGCGAAGGGCGAAGGCCGGAGCGGTTTGCGGTGTATGAAAGGGAGGGCCGGCCCTGTCGCAGATGCGGCGCATCCGTCCGGCGTGTGCGGCAGGCGGGTCGCAGCACGTACTATTGTCCGGTTTGTCAGGTCTGAGCGGGGGTGGAAGCCGGTGAAGCCGCTGCGCTCCCACCGCCCGCACCGGCAGGCGAGGTGTCAGGTTCGGTGGCGGTTTCGGCCGAATCCGACTTTCTGGCCAGCCCGAGCAACTCGGCCCGACGCTGGATGAACTGGGCCAGCACGCTCACGGCGATTTCGTTCACGCCGATGGCGTGGATGGGCAGGCCGACCGGGCAGACCAGCCGATCCAACTGCTCCGGCGTGGCGAGTTTCTGGCGAAGAAACTGTTCGCGGATCAACCGGGCTTTGCGACGGCTACCGATCATGCCGAGGAACGCGAAGGGTCGGTGGATCCATTCGGACAGGACCAGTGCGTCGTGTTGATGTCCGCGCGTCACGATGAGTCCGAACGTGGGCACCCGCGGGAACGACTCCTGCAACAGTTCGTGCCACGGGCCCACCCGCAGGCAGGTCGCCTCCGGAAAGAGCCGGTGATTGGCCAGGCCCGGCCGATCGTCGAACACGGTCACGTGAAAGTCCAGTTGAAGGGCCAGGGGTGCCACGGCCTGGGCCACATGTCCGGAGCCGGCGATCCAGAGGGCCAATGGCGGGTGGACCGTTTCCTGGTAGAGCCATGCGCCGCCGGTGTCCTCAACGCGCGCGATGGTGAAGTCGTCGCGCACCCCCCAGCGGACCGGTTCGGTTACGCGGGCCAGCAGGGTCCAGAGGTCACCGTGTTGATGGGCTCCGGGCAGAATCAATCCATAGACCCGGCCGCCGCAGATCAGGCCGTCATCCCAGCCGAAGTCGTGGTCGAGGAGCAGGTCGAACGTATCGGGCTTTCCCGAGCGCAACGCACGGAGGGCGCGGGCCTGAACCTCGGCTTCCAAGCAGCCTCCGCCCAGGGTGCCCACGATCCCGCCGTCCGGAAGGAACAGGGCCTTGGCGCCGGTACGTTGGGGGCTGGAACCTTTGACCCTGGCGATCAGGCCCAGGGCAAACGGTTGGCCCGCTGCCGAGAGCCGGGCCATTTCCTCATAAATGCGTCGGGTCATGGTGCCGGGAGCGGGTGGACGTCGGACTTCGTTCGAACTCAGAACAAGGTGTTGACCAGGAGGCTCATGACACTGAGCGGACCCTGGTCTTCCAGGGCTTCGGTGGCCTTGTCGAGTTTCTGCAGGGTGAGCCGGGCGTTCTTGTACAGGGCATCGTCATTGACCAGTTTGCCGACCGACCCCTCGCCGCGGTTGATTTTTTGGAGGATTTCCCGGAGCTGGGTTACGGCGTTGGTGGATTCCTGGTAAAGGGCGGGGTCGGTGAGCAACCGGCCCAGGGTGCCCTGTCCGGCGCGTGCGTCGGCCAGCAGGCCCCGGGCATCCGCCACGGCCTGTTGCACGCTGTCGAGCGTGTGGTCGAGGTTCGACACCGTGTTCAGGGCCGCTGCGTGGAGGGCATCGCTGTAGATCAACCGGCCGATGGTGCCCTCGCCCGAGCGGATCTGGGTGGTCACGTCGCGGAGGTTGGTGAGGGTCTGGCTCAACGCACCGCTGTTTTGCCGCACGAAATCGGTCAGGGGCCCCAGCAGATTGTCGATTTTATCGCCGGTGAAGCTGCGGGTGAGGTTTTCCACGCCCGAGGCCACGGAATCCAGGCGCGCCATCAACGCGGCGAAATCGGGTTGTTCAGCCGACTTCAGCACGGTGTCGTTCACCGCCCGCGGGGCCTCGGGTCGCCCGAAATCGAGGGACACGTAGTTCTGGCCCATCAGGCCGGTGAACTTGATGGTGGCGACACATTCGGTGTTCACGGGGTGATCGGGTCGGAGTTTCATGGTGACGCGGACGCGGTCGCCTTCGAGCCGGATGTCCTCGACCCGTCCGATGTCCACGCCGGCCATCTTGACGCGGTCCCCCACCTTCAGCTCCAGCACGTTGCGAAACAGCGCGTGGACGCGCGGTCCCTGGCGGAACCGTTCCCATCCGCCGGCCATTTCCATCACCAGCACACCGGCCACCAGGGCCACGGCCACAAACATGCCCAACCGGGTCTCCAACGAATCTTTCATGTGCGCACCTCCTGGGAAGCTTGCAGCGTTGCCGCCTGAAGAAACCGTTGCAGGACCGGATCCGGATGGTGGGCCAGCCGATCCGGCCGGTCCACCGCCACCAACCGGCCCTCATTCAAAAAACCAATCCGGTCGCCCACCGCAAAGGCCAGGTCACGATCATGGGTCACCACGATCGAGGTGACCCCGATGCGATCCCGCAGGCTCAGGATTTCCTCGGCGATCACGCGGGCGGACAGCGGGTCCAGTTCGCTTGTGGGTTCATCGTAGAGAATCAGCTGCGGTTCCATGACCAGCGCGCGGGCGATGGCCACCCGTTTGCGCATGCCGCCGGAGAGCTGGCCGGGCAGTTTGTCCTCCGTGCCGCTCAATCCCACCAGCGCCAGCTTTTCCGCCACGATCCGCCGGATCTCCTCCGGCGGTCGCAGCCGATGTTCGCTCAGATACAGACCCACGTTCTCCGCCACGGTCAGGGAATTCAGCAGGGCACCCGATTGAAACACCATGGCCACCCGGTAACGGTCCAGCACGCCGGGCCCGCGCACCGGTTCGCCCTGGATCCGGATCTCGCCCGCGTCGGGTTCCTCCAGCCCGATGATGTGCCGCAACAGCACGCTTTTGCCGCTACCGCTGGGGCCCATCAGCACAAACACCTCGCCCGGAGCCACCGAAAAGCCGATCCCGCGCAGGACCTCTTCGGTGCCGAAACGTTTCCGCAGGTCGCGCACCTCCACCGCCACGCCGTCCGACTGCGCATGCGAGGTCGTGTTCATGAGAGCAAGAGCCGGGTCAGGATGTAATCGCACACCACGATCAACACAATGGAGTTCACCACCGCCTTGGTCACCGAGCGGCCGATGCCGCGCGGGCCGCCCCGGGTTGTGAGCCCCTGGTGACAGCAGATGACGCCCACGATCAGGGCAAACACGAAGCTTTTGAACAAACCGTTGAGCACATCCTCCAACGCCACCACGTCCCGCAGATTCTCGAAAAACGCCTGAAAACCGATGGCAATCCGGTCGTTGTAGGCCGCCACCAGGGCGCCACCGAACCAGCCGACCATGATCGCCACCATCACCAACAACGGCAGGGCCACCGCCAGCGCCACCAACCGCGGCAGAACCAGAAAATGCACCGGATCGATCCGCATCGTCCGCAGCGCGTCGATCTCCTGGTAGACCTGCATGGAGCCGATTTCCGCGGCCATGGCCGACCCGTTCCGTCCGGCAATCAGAATCGCCATCATCACGGGCGCCAGTTCCTTGCAAATGGACACCCCCACGATCCCGCCCACGGCTGCAGCCAGTCCGCGGTCCACCAACACCGGGCCGGTTTGCAACGCCACCACCGCCCCGATGAAAAACGACAGCATGCAAACCATCAGCAGGCTGGCGTTGCCGATCTCGTAAAACTGCTCGAACACCTTGCGGCGATGCCGCCACACCAGCGGCAACGCCCGCAGGGTCCGCCCGAACAACAACACCATTTCGCCCAGGTTCCGAAACATGGCAAATCCTCAGCCTCCGGCTCCCCCACCCGGCCGGGCGCCCGGGCCGGGCTGCGATTTTCCCGGCGCGGAAACGCTCTGGGTGCCGGACTGGCCGGTCCCGGACCGCCCGCCCACCGGCAACCCAAACACCCGCCAGCGCAACCCGGCCGCATCCGATTCATACCGGACCGCTCCGAACAACAGCGAGCCTTTTCGCCCCGCGGGCGTCCGATCCCATCGCCAGAGATTCCACAGCAATGATCCGGCGGCGCGGCCGGTTACCGGATCTTGTTCCATGCGCCAAACCGACCACAGCGGGCTGTAGTTCCGCTCCACACCCGGATTGCCCGGCAGCACCGGCTCCAACAGTGCCACCACCTGCAGTCGGCTCCGGCCCTGTTCATCCTCGCGATACACGGCCAGTGGCCACAACGCGCGCCGCAGCCGCCGCCCCTCCACCAGCCGTTCCTCCACGTCCCGATACACAAACAGACCCACGCGACGCTCGGTACGGTCCACGGATTCCGTGGTGCTGTGCCGTTCCTGCCACAGCGGCCACAAAATGAATTGGCGCGTCTGACGGGGGGCGGTGGAGACGCCGTACAGGGGCCAGAACCGGTGCGTGGATCGTCCGGGACCTTCGCCCCAAACCACAAACGGCCAGGGTGCACCCACCTCGTGATAACCGCTGACGGCGTTGGTGCTGAAGGTCACGCCCAGAGGCCAGCCCCAAGACCGGCTCTGCTGCCGGGCCGATACCGTTTCGGCATAGAACGGTAGCACGGCCCTCTGGTGAACCGGCTCTTCGGTGCCGAGCCCCGTGTGGGCGTCGAGATAAACCGGCCACAGCACGAAGCGTTTCCGGTGCCCCGGCACGGATTCGGTTTCGTCCCATGCGTTGGTGCGCGTGGTGGGCACTTTTTCCTCCCGGCCGTAAAACGGCCAGAATTGCCATCCCTCAAGACCCGGACCGCGTCGGGTGTGGAACAGGGGGTACAACCAGTTCTCCGTGATCACCTCCCGCTTGCGTGTGCGGCTCCACAGCGGGAACAGCACCACATCGATCTCGTCCCGGAACAGCCGGTTCTCCAAATGTCCGTACAAGGGCAGGATGGCGAAGGAACGGCGCGCGGGGTCTTCGGATCGCTGCCAGAACAGCAGGGGAAACAGCGTGAACCGCTCCGTGGTGCGGTCGGACTGGTCCTGCCCGCGGCTCCATGACAACACCTGGAGCAGTTGCCAGCGGGCTTCCGGCCCTGTCCGGTCGTATGTGCACAGCGGATAAAGCACGTCCACCGAGGAGCGCTCCAGCCCGTTCCATTGCTGCACGGAAACCAACGGATGCAGGGCCCGGGTCACGGTCTCATCGTCCTGTTGCCAGCTCAAGAACGGCCCCAGGGCTTCGGTGCGCCTGCCCTCGCGCAAGGTCAGTTGAAAGTCGTGGAACAACGGGCCGGCCTCGAATGCCGTCACCTGCATGGCCGAGGCAAGCAGTCCCGTGATCATGCATCGTCGCAACCGTTGAGGCCAACCCGTACGCACGTTGCGCGCTCCATTAGCCCACCCACCCTGCACCGTCAAGCCGACCGCCGGGATCGATACAGGTTCCCGGTGGCCGGTGCGTGCCCGGCCCGGCCAACCCGCGGCCAACCGGGGGCCGGCCGCAGCCGGGGGCGGTCCGCAAATCCCACACGGCTCCGGCACCGGGCGGTTCCGCGGAACCCGTGCATGGGCCGTCCCGGGTCCTGCCGGGGGCTCAACCCCTCCGCAGGGTGCCGCGGGTGACACCCAGTTGGTGCACCAGACGCAACTCGCGCCACAACGTTTCACCGTCGATCTCGCCTCGCAACAGTGCGGCGTAGCGCGAGAGGGTCCGGACCACCTCGTCACCCGGTTCCTCCACAAACTCGATGCGAAAATGTCGCACGCCGGCCCGTATCAGTCGCCCGGCGTATTCGGCTCCGGTCTGGGCCCGGGCGTTGAAGACCGTGTTGCGGCATCCGGCGTCGGCTTTCACCGGATGCAGCGCACCCACCCGATCCCGCAACTGCACGCGGTGTTTCTCGCAGGGGCGGCCGCAGTCCCGGTAGTCATGTCCCTGCGACAAAAACGCGCAGAACACGCAGTGCTCCATGTGAAACATGGGCATGTGCTGGTGGAGGGTGACCTCCACGCGACCCGGCGGGAGGGCCCGCACCAGGGCCTCCAACTGGTCGGCGTCCAGGTCGTAACTGGCGGTGACCCGTTCCACGCCGAACCGCTCCAGGAAAAAGGCCGCTGCCAGATGATTCGCCACGTTCAGAGTGGCGTCGCCCACACAGCGCTGCCCGTGGAAGTGGTACAACTGGTCCGCGTTCCGGACCAGGAAACCGTCCGCACGGCTCGCCGCCAACTGCCTCAGGATCCATTCCTCGCCCGGCTTGCAAATGCGCGGGCCGGCCACCCAAATCGTCGCCGGCCGGCTGCGCCCCGCATTGATTCGGCGCACCCGTTCCACCGCGGCGGGGTACTGCTTCGGGTTCTCAAAGTCGCAATAGATCGTTTCCGCGCCCCAGTTCAGGGCCGCGTCCAACTGCTCCATGGACCGGACCAGCACAGTCAACGCGGGCCCGGCCGGCACACCGGGGGCTGGAGCGGGCCCGTCGGCGGAGACCTCATCGCGGGTGCGCGGACCCGTCACCGGTTCGGCCCGCACGGTCCAACGCGGAGGTTCCTTCCGGAGCCTTTCCAATTGGGCCACGGCTTCGCGCCGCAACCGGTTCAGCTCTCGAAAGGGCAGCAGCACCGACCCCTCCAAAGCGCATTCCAACCCCGCCAGATAAAACGGTGTACCGCCCAAGCGCCCGAGTTGTTCCTGCAGGACCTCCGGCGTCAGGGGCCGGTCCCGCGCCGGCTCCAACCGCAGGGCCGACCGCACCGTCACCGACCGTCCCTGCTCATCCGTCACGCAAAGTTCCATGGGTGCGCCCGCCTGACCGCGCACACGCATGATCACGGGACGGCAGTAGCGCGGTTGATCTCCTTCGAAGGAACGTCGCCACGATCGCTCCAGGGCCGGGTCGCTGGTCTTCCACACCTTTTGGCCCGGGCGCACACGCGCCCAGCGGATGGTCCCGTGTCCAAACCGCAGACGCAACCGGGCCACATCGCTACCGTCCCGCCCCACCGGTTCAACCGCATGGACCCGACCGCCCTCCTCTTCCACCTCCGGGTGCCCGGCGTCGAATACCACACCGTCCCCGGGCCGAACCGGTCCCACCGCGGCCAGGATCACCGAACCGTTTTCCACCCGCACCACTTCGCCCAGGTACACACCTCGTTTCTTGCCAAAGCGACCGTGGACCAGTGCCTGATTATCGATGCCGCGCAGCCAACCCGTGTACAACCCGCGCGAGAAAGCCATTTCGAGACCGTACCGGGTCTCCGGGTCCACATTCCAAACCGGCGGCAGTTCCTCCGGTGTCCGCGCCATGGCGGCCAGGCGGTCCAGGGCCTGCCGATACGCCCGCGTCACGTTCGCCACGTACTCGGGGGATTTGAGCCGACCTTCAATCTTCAGCGAAGCCACCCCGGCACGGATCAGCTCCGGCAGGAGCTCCAGACCCATCAAATCCTGCGGGCTCAGCAGGTACTGGCGGTCACCCAGGGGTACCGGCCGGTCGTCGGCCACCAGTCCGTAGGGTAACCGACACGCCTGCGCGCACTCGCCCCGGTTGGCCGAGCGCTGGCCCAGGGATTCGCTGGTCAGGCACTGACCCGAATAGGCCACGCAGAGCGCACCATGCACAAACACCTCCAGCGGCAGCGGCCGCCCGGCCGGATGCCGCGCCTGCGTCTCCTGAATCCGCCGGATTTCAGGGATCGAACATTCCCGCGCCAGCACCACCAACTGGCAGCCCAGTTCCCGGGCCAGATCCACGCCGGCCGCGCTGGTGATCGTCATCTGCGTGGAGGCATGCATGGGGAAGTCCGGCGAGAGCATGCGGACCAGCCGCGCCACCCCCACGTCCTGCACCACGACCGCGTCCACGCCGGCAACCATCATGGCGCGCAACAGTGCCTCTGCTTGCGGAAGTTCCGGCTCAAACACCAGCGTGTTGAAGGTCACATAGCCGCGGACGCCCCGCAGGTGCAGCCACTCCATCAGCGCCGGCAGCTCCTCCACCGTGAAGTTGCGGGCGCGCATCCGCGCATTGAAAAGCTCGAGACCGAAATAGATCGCGTCGGCCCCGTTCTCGACCGCGGCCCGTACACAATCCCAGTCGCCCGCCGGCGCCAACAACTCCGGCAGCCACGCAGGTCGGGCCGGAGGGACCCGGCACTCCGGCACGATCGCGGGCTCGCGTGCTTGTACTGACACAGCCGTTTCCACCGCCGCTCAAGGTGCTCCGGCTTGGTCCCACTGGCAAGGTTCACCCCACGGCGGTGGGCGCTCCGGGCTCACCGGCCGTTTGCCGCAGCGGCGGTTTTTCCTCAGGTCGACCCAATCCCCGCGGTGGCCGACCGCGCACCGGACCCCGGACCAGGCCGCTCCACACACCCGATCCCCAGCAGGCGTGAATCATGAACAAGACCAAGGGCAGCACCAACCCACTGCGGCGGTCCCAACCCCCGGGCCGGGGCGGACGGGTCAGCTTGATCGTGGCCAGACCCAACCAGGCCGCGTAAAGCAGCCCCCACGCAGCCGCCACCGGAACCCAGGTTCCATCCATCAGAGCCGCGCCCCCCAAGCCCACGTTCGCAGCCATCCACAACGGCGGCACGGCATGACGGGGTTGCAAGGAACCCGGTGCCATTGTCAGGAACCGGCCCTTCCAATGCCCGTACCGGAGGTATTGTCGGGCCAACCGGCCCAGCGTAGATCGGACCCGGTACTGTGCGCGCACCCCGGGCAGGAGGATCACCCTGCCGCCGGCCTGCCGCAGCCGGTAGTTGAATTCGTAATCCTCGTGACAGGGAAAGCCTTCATGAAACAGGCCCACCTGCTCGAACGTCTCCCGGCGCGTCACCCAGAACGGGACACTGTCCACGGTCTGCACCGGGTCGGACGTTGAAACGGTTCTGTACCGTGCGTTGCCCACGCCCCATGGGGAGGCGACCGCCCGCGCCACCGCCGCCCCCAGCCAACCTTCCCCCACGCAATCCCATGCCCCTCCCACCATCACCAGACCCGGCTCGCGATCCAATCGGGCCACGCACTCACGCAAATACCCGGGCGGCCATATGCCATGTCCATCCAACCGGGCCAGCAACTCCCCGCGAGCGGCCCTGAGCCCGAGGTTCAAACCCACGGGGATGATTCGCCGCGGGTTCTCCAGCAGTCGCAGTCGTGGATCCTGCCGGGCCAGTCGCGCCAGAATATCCCGCGTCCCGTCCGTGGAGCCGCCGTCCACGACGCACACTTCCAGATCATCTCGCGGCCAATCCTGGCCCAACACCGAGCAGACCGCGGCCTCGATGGAATCGGCCTCGTTCCACACCGGCATGATGACGGAAACCAACCGCCGCATTGCCCGCCTTCTAAACGTGCGCTTCCCTTTTTGCGTCAAGTCCGCCCGGTCCCGTCCCTGGCGCCCCCACCGCAAATCAATGCTTCGGATTGCAACAAGCCCCTGGTACGGCCCTGCCCGGCGCCCGGCCTCCCGTGCTCACCGTCCCGCCTGGCAACCGCAGGGCAGCAGCGGCGCAAGGCTTGTGGCGATCCCCACCAAGGACCGGTTCAGCCCCGCCACCCGGCCGACCCCATCCTGCCCTGACCCGCCACGGCTCTCCCCCGCCGGAGCCGGTGCAGCTGTCAGCCTGCCCGGGCGGGTCCCGCCTTCTCCAGCCGCGCAATGAACCGCCCCAGCCGCTTCATCGCCTCTTTCAACTGTTCCATCCCGGTGGCATACGCACACCGGAGGAAGCCCTCCCCGCAATCGCCAAAGGCCGTACCCGGCACGGCCGCCACTTTCTCCTCCTGCAACAACCGGAGGGCAAACTCCTTCGAGGTCAGTCCGAAACGCCGGATCTCCGGAAACGCGTAAAACGCGCCCCGCGGTTGGGAACAGGGCAAACCCAGATCCCTCAACGCCGACGCCACAAAATTGCGCCGGCGCCGGTACTCGTCCACCATTTCGCGCACGTCCTGTTCCGGTCGTGTCAGTGCCTCCAGGGCCGCCTTTTGACTCAGCGACGACGCACAAAGCATGGTGTACTGGTGAATCTTCATCATCGCCTCGGTGAGTTCCGGCGGCGCACAGGCATAACCGAGCCGGAACCCCGTCATGGCCCAGGCCTTGGAGAAGCCGTGCAGGAAGATGGTGCGCTCGCGCATCCCCGGCAAACTGACCAGGCTGACATGCGGCGCGTCATAGGTCAGCTCGGCGTAGATCTCGTCCGTGATTACCAACAGGTCGTGTTTTCGGACGAAATCGGCGATGTCTTCCAGGTCCCGCCGGTCCATCACCGCACCGGTGGGGTTGTTGGGAAAATTCAGCAAAAGCACCTTGGTCCGGGGCGTGACCCTTGCCTCGAGCATGGCCCGGGTCAACCGGAAACCGTCTTCGGGCCGGGTTTCCACCGCCACCGGCACGCCGTGCGCAAACAGGACCAGCGCACGATACGACACGTAACAGGGCTCGTGATACAGGACCTCGTCCCCCGGGTTGATCAGGGCCCGCAAGGCCAGGTCCAACGCCTCACTCACACCCACGGTCACCAGGATTTCCGTCTCCGGGTTGTACTCCGCACCGAACTGCTGCGCCACGTACCGCGACAACGCCCGTCGCAGCTCCAGATACCCGAGATTGCTCGTGTAATGGGTGGCGCCCCGTTCCAGCGCAAACACCGTGTACTCGCGCACGTGCCACGGCGTGTCAAAATCCGGTTCCCCGATGCTGAGACTGATCACGTCCCGCATCGTGCTGACAATGTCGAAGAAATCACGGATGCCCGACCGCGGAATGTCCCGCACCTGCCGGGCCAGCCGGTCACGGAGAGACAGCGAGCCGTTCATCGGGAGACTCCGGATGCATCAGAACACCCAGCCGCTTGTACGTCTTGAGCATGAAGTGAGTGGCCGTGGACAACACCCCTTCCAGCGGTGCCAGTTTCTCGCTCACGAACGCCGCCACCTCGCGCAGGTTGCGACCCTCCACGAACAACAGCAGATCGTACGCGCCGCTCATCAGGTACGCCGACCGCACTTCCGGAAACCGGCTGATCCGCTCGGCGATACGATCGAACCCACCCTCGCGCTGCGGCGTGACCTTCACCTCGATCACCGCCGTCACCTTGTCCAGATCCAGCCGGTCCTCATTCAGAATCGCCTGATACCCGCGAATGATCCCCGCCTTTTCGTATTCCCGGATGCGCGCCTCCACCTCCTCCACCGAGAGGTTCAGCATGCGGGCGATCGTCTCGCGCGATTCCAGCGCGTTGCTGGCCAGGATTTTCAACAGCTCGTCCA
Coding sequences within it:
- a CDS encoding Lrp/AsnC family transcriptional regulator, which translates into the protein MDELLKILASNALESRETIARMLNLSVEEVEARIREYEKAGIIRGYQAILNEDRLDLDKVTAVIEVKVTPQREGGFDRIAERISRFPEVRSAYLMSGAYDLLLFVEGRNLREVAAFVSEKLAPLEGVLSTATHFMLKTYKRLGVLMHPESPDERLAVSP